The following proteins are encoded in a genomic region of Acidobacteriota bacterium:
- a CDS encoding transposase, protein MEGIINKIKVIKRKAYGYHDLEYFSLVVKNAFAHIN, encoded by the coding sequence GATGGAAGGAATCATCAATAAGATCAAGGTCATCAAACGAAAGGCTTACGGGTATCATGATCTTGAATATTTTTCTTTAGTTGTTAAAAATGCTTTTGCTCATATCAACTAA